The Acidobacteriota bacterium sequence CCCAATACACTAAGACATCCTTGATCGCGTCTGACAGTAATTCAACGGCTGCCCGGTAATTTCCCTGGTTTAGTTCATGATATCCGGCTATGGTCAAGTACCGCTGGAGTTGTCGCCTGGTGTTCCCGGCCTTGCTCTTGAGCAACGCCAGAGCTTCTTCAGCCCTGGCTGCCTGCTCGGTATGGACGAGTCCGTATGCGCGGAGAGCTAAATAGTCCATGGTATCTAGGTAGGAGCGCGGTGTTGTCGACGCGAAGCCTTGCTCGAGTTCCTGCAGGCCTTGCTCGGCATTTCCTGTGTGCAGCTTCACGTGTGTTCTTTGACAAATGAGTGGGAATGTCCAAAGACGGCCTTCGGGCGCCTCACCTGCTATGCGGCGGATATCCTCGATTCCTTGATCGAGAATCTTAATAGCCTCTCGGAACTTTCCCTGGTAAGCTGCTATGTTCGCGAAAAGAACAGCCACCCTGATACTGTCAATGCCTTTCAGCCTTGACGCCCAAACTCGAAGGGAGGCTGCGGCACTGTCATATTGGCCGCTAATGAGGTATAGGTCGGCTAGCTTGGCAGCAGCCTGGCCAAAATCCGGCTTGATCTTGACGGCTTCCCGGTAGGATTCTCTCGCTTCGGCAAAACGGCCGTGCCGAGCGAACAGTTCTCCGCGACTGTCATACGGGTTAGCCTCCTTGGGTGCTACCGCGATATAACGGTCAAGGGTAGCAATTGCCTTGTCGAATTCACCTGCCAGATCGTAGGCGTAAGCAAGGGAATTCAGGGCCAGCCTGTATGTGGGGTCTATCTCGACGGCCTGTTCAAGATGGCTTATCGCCTTTGTATACTCACCCATGTCCCTGTACCAGAGCCCCAAGTTATAGTAAGCGCGCTTTTCGTCAGGCCACCTTGAGATCAGCTCTTCCTGAATTGAGATAGCTCGTTTCTTCTTCCCGGCCAGCCACGCGGCCCGACTTCGAATAAAGAGTTGATCCTTGTAACTGGCGTTGTCGACATAATGCAGTGCCTTCTGCGCAAACGCCCGCCTCTCCCCGGCACCAACAAACGTGGACAATTGGTAGTACACCATGGCAAATGTCGAATCATGCTTGAGGGCAATTCTGAAGTGCTCCCGAGCTTCTGGATTATTGAGCTTTGAGATGCTCTCAATCCCCCCCAGATAGTGCCGATACGCCTCAGTCGAATGAGTAGTCACGTCGGCAACCATCCGGTCCGGTTCGTCCCGGGCTGCGAGCGGAAGGGACAGATCGTTCTTGACTTCAATGC is a genomic window containing:
- a CDS encoding tetratricopeptide repeat protein; this encodes MGKLLHAYELGMLSGEESDAFEVHVLECKYCNDRVQQLRDTCNLLRHSSELRDFVGHLDENADTSTKSSESKESPSAGPSRKRSLLPAWAAALIVLVIVLLKPWSIQFRPDDEVVATENRLAILYFDNLSDEEDAQRLGEIITSLLITDLSESRYMQVVSSQMVYDILNRMGMGPKQALDRDIATRVAREARARFMLVGDIIQSGPEISISAQLIEVGTGTTIASQRVLSGSDETVFSLVDRLSIEVKNDLSLPLAARDEPDRMVADVTTHSTEAYRHYLGGIESISKLNNPEAREHFRIALKHDSTFAMVYYQLSTFVGAGERRAFAQKALHYVDNASYKDQLFIRSRAAWLAGKKKRAISIQEELISRWPDEKRAYYNLGLWYRDMGEYTKAISHLEQAVEIDPTYRLALNSLAYAYDLAGEFDKAIATLDRYIAVAPKEANPYDSRGELFARHGRFAEARESYREAVKIKPDFGQAAAKLADLYLISGQYDSAAASLRVWASRLKGIDSIRVAVLFANIAAYQGKFREAIKILDQGIEDIRRIAGEAPEGRLWTFPLICQRTHVKLHTGNAEQGLQELEQGFASTTPRSYLDTMDYLALRAYGLVHTEQAARAEEALALLKSKAGNTRRQLQRYLTIAGYHELNQGNYRAAVELLSDAIKDVLVYWGFTPRFLLGRTYMELGQVEEAVRIFEQELNVYDAERLREHFMGVQLYYYLGLAYERAGRYTEATNLYVTFLDIWKNADPGIRSVQDATERLARLRSKS